One Janthinobacterium sp. TB1-E2 genomic region harbors:
- a CDS encoding L-threonylcarbamoyladenylate synthase, whose amino-acid sequence MSQFFQIHPDNPQLRLIKQAAQIIQSGGVVALPTDSCYALVCQLDDKGAVERLRRIRGIDEKHHLTLLCRDLSELGVYARVDNRQFRLLKAATPGAYTFILEATKEVPRRLSHPSRKTIGLRVPQHRIVQCLLEELGQPLLGATLTLPGDEESLTDADTIRERLEKLVDLIIDGGVCAHGPSTVIDLTGPEAEVVRVGRGDPAVLGL is encoded by the coding sequence ATGAGTCAATTTTTCCAGATTCACCCCGACAATCCGCAATTGCGCCTGATCAAGCAGGCTGCGCAGATCATCCAGTCCGGCGGCGTCGTGGCCTTGCCCACGGATTCCTGCTATGCACTCGTATGCCAGCTCGACGACAAGGGCGCCGTCGAGCGCCTGCGCCGCATCCGTGGCATCGATGAAAAGCACCATCTCACCTTGCTGTGCCGCGACTTGAGCGAGCTGGGCGTATACGCCCGCGTCGACAATCGCCAGTTCCGCCTGCTCAAGGCGGCCACGCCGGGCGCCTATACCTTCATCCTGGAAGCGACGAAGGAAGTGCCGCGCCGCCTCAGCCACCCGTCGCGCAAGACCATCGGCCTGCGTGTGCCGCAGCACCGCATCGTGCAATGCCTGCTGGAAGAGCTGGGCCAGCCCCTGCTGGGCGCGACCTTGACCTTGCCTGGCGATGAAGAGAGCCTGACGGATGCCGACACCATCCGCGAACGCCTGGAAAAACTGGTCGACCTGATCATCGATGGCGGCGTCTGCGCGCATGGTCCCAGCACCGTGATCGACCTGACGGGACCGGAGGCGGAAGTGGTGCGTGTGGGACGCGGCGACCCGGCCGTGCTGGGCTTGTAG
- the dapA gene encoding 4-hydroxy-tetrahydrodipicolinate synthase, protein MIKGSIVAIVTPMHADGSLDFPGLRKLIDWHIAEGTDGIVIVGTTGESATVSVEEHCELIQLTVEHAKGRIPIIAGAGGNSTAEAIKLTRYAKEAGADAVLQVVPYYNRPTQEGMYQHFKAIADAVDIPVILYNVPGRTVADMSNETIVRLSAIPNIVGVKDATGNIGRGIDLLRLVPADFAVYSGDDPTAMALMFCGGHGNISVTANVAPRAMHELCVAAMAGERATAIAINNKVFPLHQKLFVEPNPVPVKWAMAEMGLMPAGIRLPLVPLAENCHVTVRDALRDAGILS, encoded by the coding sequence ATGATCAAGGGCAGCATTGTAGCAATCGTCACCCCGATGCACGCAGACGGCAGTCTGGACTTTCCAGGTCTGCGCAAGCTGATCGACTGGCATATCGCCGAGGGTACGGACGGCATCGTCATCGTTGGCACAACGGGCGAATCGGCAACAGTCAGCGTGGAAGAACACTGCGAACTGATCCAGTTGACCGTCGAACATGCCAAGGGACGCATTCCTATCATCGCCGGCGCCGGAGGCAACTCCACGGCCGAGGCCATCAAACTGACGCGCTACGCGAAAGAAGCGGGCGCCGATGCTGTCTTGCAAGTGGTGCCGTATTACAACCGTCCTACCCAGGAAGGCATGTACCAGCACTTCAAGGCCATCGCCGACGCCGTCGACATTCCCGTCATCCTGTACAACGTGCCGGGCCGTACGGTTGCCGACATGAGCAACGAGACCATCGTGCGTCTGTCCGCCATCCCGAATATCGTCGGCGTGAAAGATGCGACCGGCAATATCGGCCGTGGCATCGACCTGCTGCGTTTGGTCCCAGCCGACTTCGCCGTGTACTCGGGCGACGATCCGACAGCCATGGCGCTGATGTTCTGCGGCGGCCACGGCAATATCTCCGTGACGGCCAACGTCGCGCCGCGCGCCATGCACGAACTGTGCGTCGCGGCCATGGCGGGCGAGCGCGCCACGGCAATCGCCATCAATAACAAGGTTTTCCCTCTGCACCAGAAGCTGTTTGTCGAGCCCAACCCGGTGCCCGTCAAATGGGCGATGGCCGAAATGGGCCTGATGCCTGCCGGCATACGCTTGCCACTGGTGCCGCTGGCTGAAAACTGCCATGTGACCGTGCGCGATGCCTTGCGCGACGCCGGCATCCTGTCTTAA
- the hslO gene encoding Hsp33 family molecular chaperone HslO, producing the protein MTTEITGAVSAAATGQDTLQKFIFDNAAVRGQFIDVSHTWQEVVSRHAYPTAVKKVLGEMVAAAALLSANLKFNGSIIMQIHGDGPVRLMVVECDSDLRLRATAKLDPDAIIADVATVPQLLNATGKGRFIITLDPADKVPGQQPYQGIVPLDGDDMATVIENYMLRSEQLDTRLWLATDDTVSRGLLLQKLPHHGGKAEATPVSEEDALDTWNRAVMLASTLKEAEILSTDIDTLMQRLFWEETIRVFDPLHPSFHCSCTREKVGNMLKMLGEEEVNSTLEEVGQVGVNCDFCGQHYEFDKVDCAQLFVTDAPAEVLIPPAASIN; encoded by the coding sequence ATGACGACTGAAATCACGGGCGCCGTCAGCGCAGCCGCTACCGGCCAGGATACCCTGCAAAAATTTATTTTCGACAACGCCGCCGTGCGCGGCCAGTTCATCGACGTGTCCCACACCTGGCAGGAAGTGGTGTCGCGCCACGCCTATCCAACGGCCGTGAAAAAAGTGCTGGGCGAAATGGTGGCAGCCGCCGCCCTGCTGTCGGCCAACCTGAAATTCAACGGCTCCATCATCATGCAGATCCACGGTGACGGTCCCGTGCGCCTGATGGTGGTCGAGTGCGATTCCGACCTGCGCCTGCGCGCCACGGCCAAGCTCGACCCGGACGCCATCATCGCCGACGTGGCCACCGTGCCGCAATTGCTCAACGCCACGGGCAAGGGCCGCTTCATCATTACCCTGGACCCGGCCGACAAGGTACCGGGCCAGCAACCGTACCAGGGCATCGTGCCGCTGGACGGCGACGACATGGCGACCGTGATCGAAAACTACATGTTGCGCTCGGAACAGCTCGACACGCGTCTGTGGCTGGCCACGGACGACACCGTCTCGCGCGGCCTGCTGCTGCAAAAGCTGCCCCACCATGGCGGCAAGGCCGAAGCGACGCCCGTGTCGGAAGAAGACGCGCTCGACACGTGGAACCGCGCCGTGATGCTGGCGTCGACCCTGAAAGAAGCGGAAATCCTGTCGACGGACATCGATACCCTGATGCAGCGTTTGTTCTGGGAAGAAACGATCCGCGTCTTCGACCCGCTGCACCCGAGCTTCCATTGCAGCTGCACGCGCGAAAAAGTGGGCAATATGCTCAAGATGCTGGGCGAGGAAGAAGTCAACAGCACCCTGGAAGAAGTGGGACAAGTGGGCGTGAACTGCGATTTCTGCGGCCAGCACTACGAGTTCGACAAGGTCGATTGCGCGCAGCTGTTCGTTACGGATGCGCCGGCAGAGGTGCTCATTCCACCCGCAGCCAGCATTAACTAA
- the htpX gene encoding protease HtpX — translation MKRIVLFIATNLAVMLVLSLVLSLLGVGNPARGSTLNLGSLLVFSLVVGFTGSIFSLLISKPMAKWSTGARVIDNPTSSTELWLVNTVRALSERAGIGMPEVAVYEGDANAFATGAFKNSALVAVSTGLLQSMNRDEVEAVLGHEIAHVANGDMVTLTLIQGVVNTFVVFMARVVGFFVDNVLLKNNNREGGGRGIGYFVTVMVCEVIFGLLASIIVAWFSRQREFRADAGSAKLLGSPTPMMHALARLGGVPPGELPQSMQALGISGGNGGWGALFATHPPIEQRIAALRGVQ, via the coding sequence ATGAAACGTATCGTCCTTTTTATTGCAACCAATCTGGCCGTGATGCTGGTGCTGTCGCTCGTGCTCAGTTTGCTGGGCGTGGGCAATCCGGCGCGCGGCAGCACCTTGAACCTGGGCAGCCTGCTCGTGTTTTCGCTGGTGGTGGGCTTCACGGGATCGATATTTTCCCTGTTGATCAGCAAACCGATGGCCAAGTGGAGCACGGGCGCGCGCGTGATCGACAACCCGACGTCGTCGACGGAATTGTGGCTGGTCAATACCGTGCGCGCGCTGTCCGAGCGGGCCGGTATCGGCATGCCGGAAGTGGCCGTGTACGAGGGCGACGCGAATGCGTTCGCCACGGGCGCCTTCAAAAACTCGGCGCTGGTGGCCGTCTCGACCGGCTTGCTGCAAAGCATGAACCGCGATGAAGTCGAAGCCGTGCTGGGCCACGAGATCGCCCACGTCGCCAATGGCGACATGGTGACACTCACCCTGATCCAGGGCGTGGTGAATACCTTCGTCGTCTTCATGGCGCGCGTCGTGGGTTTCTTTGTCGACAATGTGCTGCTGAAAAATAACAACCGCGAAGGCGGCGGACGCGGCATCGGCTATTTCGTCACCGTGATGGTGTGCGAAGTGATCTTCGGCTTGCTCGCTTCCATCATCGTTGCCTGGTTCTCCCGCCAGCGCGAATTCCGCGCCGATGCCGGTTCTGCCAAGCTGTTGGGCAGCCCCACGCCGATGATGCATGCGCTGGCACGCCTGGGCGGCGTGCCGCCGGGCGAGCTGCCGCAATCGATGCAGGCGCTGGGCATCAGCGGAGGCAATGGCGGCTGGGGCGCGTTGTTCGCCACCCATCCGCCGATCGAACAACGCATCGCCGCGCTGCGCGGCGTACAATAA
- a CDS encoding gamma carbonic anhydrase family protein, with protein MTLYQLGADAPQIDASAFVADTANVIGKVTLEANTSVWFGATIRGDNERITVGVNSNVQEGAVLHTDPGYPLDIGQNVTIGHQAMLHGCTIGDGALIGIQAVILNGAKIGKNCLVGAGALVTEGKDFPDNMLIIGSPAKAVRALTADDITRLQGNAVNYVQRGQLFNTQLKKIG; from the coding sequence ATGACACTCTACCAATTGGGCGCCGATGCGCCGCAGATTGATGCTTCCGCTTTTGTTGCCGACACGGCCAACGTGATCGGCAAGGTGACCCTGGAAGCGAATACGTCCGTATGGTTTGGCGCCACGATTCGCGGCGACAACGAACGCATCACCGTGGGCGTCAATAGCAACGTGCAGGAAGGCGCCGTGCTGCACACGGACCCGGGCTACCCGCTCGACATCGGCCAGAACGTGACCATCGGCCACCAGGCAATGTTGCATGGCTGCACGATCGGCGATGGCGCCCTGATCGGCATCCAGGCCGTGATCCTGAATGGCGCGAAGATCGGCAAGAATTGCCTGGTCGGCGCGGGCGCCCTGGTCACGGAAGGCAAGGATTTTCCCGACAATATGCTGATCATCGGCTCACCGGCGAAAGCCGTGCGGGCCCTGACGGCAGACGATATCACCAGGCTACAAGGCAACGCCGTGAACTATGTGCAGCGCGGCCAGCTGTTTAATACGCAACTCAAGAAGATTGGATAA
- a CDS encoding alpha/beta hydrolase, with the protein MKLSRSEFINIRGARTHVRHWGRVGAPILFMVHGWMDVAASFQFVVDELAGDWHVIAPDWRGFGLSDYTQSDTYWFPDYLADLDAMLLHYSPDAPVNLLGHSMGANVAGLYAGVRPERISRFINLEGFGMMATKPEQAPGRYAKWLDELREPPAMRSYPTQKAVAERLQKTNPRLPDERAAFLAEHWSAQNEAGEWDIMGDPQHKRVNPILYQVEEVMACWRRITAPVLWVEADDTNMWQWMGPKEQARIEIDRRLACIKDVRCEMMRDAGHMLHHDQPAALARLVEAFLA; encoded by the coding sequence ATGAAACTTTCCCGTTCCGAATTCATCAACATCCGCGGCGCCCGCACGCACGTGCGCCACTGGGGCCGTGTAGGGGCGCCCATCCTGTTCATGGTGCACGGCTGGATGGACGTGGCCGCCTCGTTCCAGTTTGTCGTCGACGAGCTGGCCGGCGACTGGCACGTGATCGCGCCCGACTGGCGCGGCTTTGGCCTCAGCGACTACACGCAATCGGACACCTACTGGTTCCCCGACTACCTGGCCGACCTGGACGCCATGCTGCTGCATTACTCGCCGGACGCACCCGTCAATCTGCTGGGCCACAGCATGGGCGCCAACGTGGCCGGCCTGTACGCGGGCGTGCGGCCCGAGCGCATCAGCCGCTTCATCAACCTGGAAGGCTTCGGCATGATGGCAACAAAACCGGAGCAGGCGCCGGGCCGCTACGCCAAGTGGCTCGATGAATTGCGCGAGCCGCCCGCCATGCGCAGCTATCCCACGCAAAAGGCCGTGGCCGAACGCCTGCAAAAGACCAACCCGCGCCTGCCGGACGAGCGCGCGGCGTTTCTGGCCGAGCACTGGTCGGCGCAGAACGAGGCGGGCGAGTGGGACATCATGGGCGACCCGCAGCACAAGCGGGTCAATCCCATCCTGTACCAGGTGGAGGAAGTGATGGCGTGCTGGCGCCGCATCACGGCGCCCGTGCTGTGGGTGGAGGCCGATGACACGAATATGTGGCAATGGATGGGGCCCAAGGAACAGGCACGCATCGAGATCGACCGGCGCTTGGCCTGCATCAAGGATGTGCGCTGCGAGATGATGCGCGATGCGGGCCACATGCTGCATCATGACCAGCCGGCGGCACTGGCGCGGCTCGTGGAAGCCTTTTTGGCCTGA
- the bamC gene encoding outer membrane protein assembly factor BamC, producing the protein MTNCKKNQSAPATIAVRGIVIGAIAASLAGCGMISSVVGGDKVDYKSVKKAGTLDVPPDLTQLQQDNRYSLPDAKNGVATASGYNAQRNATAGTPVVVGADGVVGVVPVTAGGVKVERAGNQRWLVVKQSPEVLWPQLKQFWEDSGFTIAVDQPTAGIMETEWNENRAKVPQDFIRSTIGKAFDSLYSTGEKDKFRTRVERLADGSTEIYVSHRGVEEVVTGRDKETTTWTARPNDPGLEAQFLAKLMTRLGAASDDAQAKTAVDAAIVQPQHAKLVGDAATPARAIEVDEGFDRAWRRVGLALDRVGFTVEDRDRTQGTYFVRYVDPDAVKKDGFFSKLFSWGSSSDKDKEAQRYRVLVKAGTGSTSLVSILSNEGQPDTSPVAEKILGLLNDQLK; encoded by the coding sequence ATGACTAATTGCAAGAAAAACCAATCGGCGCCTGCCACCATCGCCGTCCGCGGCATCGTCATCGGCGCCATCGCAGCCAGCCTCGCGGGCTGCGGCATGATCAGTTCGGTAGTCGGCGGCGACAAGGTCGACTACAAGTCGGTCAAGAAAGCCGGCACCCTGGACGTGCCGCCTGACCTGACGCAATTGCAGCAGGACAACCGCTACTCGCTGCCGGATGCGAAAAACGGCGTGGCCACGGCTTCCGGCTACAACGCGCAGCGCAACGCCACGGCCGGTACGCCCGTCGTCGTGGGTGCCGACGGCGTGGTCGGTGTCGTGCCGGTCACGGCAGGCGGCGTGAAGGTCGAGCGCGCGGGCAACCAGCGCTGGCTGGTCGTCAAGCAGTCGCCTGAAGTGCTGTGGCCGCAACTGAAGCAGTTTTGGGAAGATTCGGGCTTTACCATTGCCGTCGACCAGCCTACGGCTGGCATCATGGAAACCGAGTGGAATGAAAACCGCGCCAAGGTGCCGCAAGACTTTATCCGCAGCACCATCGGCAAGGCCTTCGATTCGCTGTACTCGACCGGTGAAAAAGACAAGTTCCGCACGCGCGTGGAGCGCCTGGCCGATGGCTCGACCGAGATCTACGTCAGCCACCGTGGCGTGGAAGAGGTTGTCACGGGCCGCGACAAGGAAACCACCACCTGGACCGCTCGCCCGAACGATCCGGGCCTGGAAGCGCAATTCCTGGCCAAGCTGATGACGCGCCTGGGCGCGGCCAGCGACGATGCGCAGGCGAAGACGGCTGTCGATGCCGCCATCGTGCAGCCGCAGCACGCCAAGCTGGTCGGCGACGCCGCCACGCCGGCGCGCGCAATCGAAGTCGATGAAGGTTTCGACCGCGCCTGGCGCCGTGTCGGCCTGGCGCTGGACCGCGTCGGCTTTACCGTGGAAGACCGCGACCGCACGCAAGGCACGTATTTCGTGCGTTACGTCGATCCGGACGCGGTCAAGAAAGACGGTTTCTTCTCGAAACTGTTCAGCTGGGGTTCGTCGTCCGACAAGGACAAGGAAGCGCAGCGCTACCGCGTCCTCGTCAAGGCCGGCACGGGCTCGACCAGCCTGGTCAGTATCCTCAGCAACGAAGGCCAGCCAGATACCTCACCAGTGGCAGAGAAGATCCTGGGCCTGCTGAACGATCAGTTGAAATAA
- a CDS encoding TonB-dependent receptor, which produces MMTTHLTLALRRHSFHVLLGACAAGLSLPALAQTAVAAAVASATTEMAAPATAADDGATMATVEISSRKTRSSVALSKNEIQKILPGTNPLKALQTLPGVSFQTADPWGNNEQNLSLFVHGFSGQQLGYTMDGVPLGDQQYGNYNGLSPQRAVISENVRSVVLSSGAGDLATASTSNLGGTIETYSSDPLATQGASVQQTVGSHRTSRTFARYDTGAFGDGSSAYFSILHHEARAWDFDARQGGDQFNAKYVNRSDAGKLTLFFNYSDKIEPNEDSTVHVAGETSAPYTRPFLYPDFKAALNYLSPTGATPAADGNNYRNYYSDAQRTDYLAYAKFDANLSEGMTWSNQVYYHKDDGVGVVAGPIGVAGLPGLFSVYYPKQNLKEVFGNSGYAVRTTEYDIKRGGFLSTLRKEIGNHQLEAGLWLEQNRSSAYRRWYALDVNNPTSPYDRPSNPLITQYGSEIDNKVVQLHLQDEWRIRPNIALQAGFKSSLQFADGQFPVQPAKGAIAGGSTALPVGTINTKKWFLPQVGARWDFTPQDQLYFNIQKNMRQFVTYGGGGASPWSLSSQAAFDLFKRDAKPETALTYEVGVRGSHPLNLGAITSIDGQINVYHVDFSNRLLQISPTPVISSIIGGNPVLANVGSVRTDGIDIAGTVHFGNNFSFYNALSYNRSQYADNYNNGAALVLTAGKNVPGSPEWLNKFVASATFGDIEVQLTGDYVGKRYATYTNDLSVPSYFLMGLGVSGQLPAMASWLKNPRWRLNVSNLANREGSLNVVVGAADKTYNTFPIAPRQGFLTLTADF; this is translated from the coding sequence ATGATGACCACCCACTTGACGCTGGCCCTGCGCCGCCATTCCTTCCATGTTTTGCTGGGCGCTTGCGCCGCAGGTCTCTCCTTGCCGGCCCTGGCGCAAACGGCCGTGGCTGCCGCCGTGGCCTCGGCCACGACCGAGATGGCCGCGCCCGCCACTGCCGCCGATGATGGCGCGACTATGGCCACCGTGGAGATTTCCTCGCGCAAGACGCGCTCCTCGGTCGCCCTGAGCAAGAATGAAATCCAGAAAATCCTGCCCGGCACGAATCCACTGAAAGCCTTGCAAACCTTGCCGGGGGTCAGTTTCCAAACGGCCGACCCGTGGGGCAACAACGAACAGAACCTGTCGCTGTTCGTGCATGGCTTTTCCGGCCAGCAACTGGGCTACACCATGGATGGCGTGCCGCTGGGTGACCAGCAGTATGGCAACTATAACGGCCTGTCGCCGCAGCGCGCCGTCATCAGCGAAAACGTGCGCAGCGTCGTGCTGTCGTCGGGTGCGGGCGACCTGGCCACGGCCTCGACCAGCAACCTGGGCGGCACCATCGAAACCTATTCCAGCGACCCGCTGGCCACGCAGGGCGCCAGCGTGCAGCAAACGGTGGGCAGCCACCGCACCTCGCGCACGTTTGCCCGCTACGACACGGGCGCCTTCGGCGACGGCAGCAGCGCCTACTTTTCCATCCTGCACCACGAGGCGCGCGCCTGGGACTTCGATGCGCGCCAGGGCGGCGACCAGTTCAATGCCAAGTACGTCAACCGCAGCGATGCGGGCAAGCTGACCCTGTTCTTCAATTACTCGGACAAGATCGAGCCGAACGAAGACAGCACCGTGCACGTGGCCGGCGAGACGAGCGCGCCGTACACGCGCCCCTTCCTGTATCCGGACTTCAAGGCGGCCCTCAATTACCTGTCGCCAACGGGCGCCACGCCCGCCGCCGACGGCAACAATTACCGCAATTACTACAGCGATGCGCAGCGCACCGATTACCTGGCGTATGCCAAGTTCGACGCCAACTTGTCCGAAGGCATGACGTGGTCGAACCAGGTGTATTACCACAAGGATGACGGCGTGGGCGTGGTGGCCGGCCCCATCGGCGTGGCCGGCTTGCCGGGCCTGTTCAGCGTGTACTATCCGAAGCAGAACCTGAAAGAAGTCTTCGGCAACTCGGGCTACGCCGTGCGCACGACGGAATACGACATCAAGCGCGGCGGCTTCCTTTCCACACTTCGCAAGGAAATCGGCAATCACCAGCTCGAAGCGGGCCTGTGGCTGGAGCAGAACCGCTCGTCCGCCTACCGCCGCTGGTATGCGCTGGACGTCAACAACCCGACGTCGCCGTACGACCGCCCGAGCAATCCCTTGATCACGCAATACGGCAGCGAGATCGACAACAAGGTGGTGCAGCTGCACTTGCAGGATGAATGGCGCATCCGCCCCAACATCGCCCTGCAAGCCGGCTTCAAGTCCAGCCTGCAGTTTGCCGACGGCCAATTCCCCGTGCAGCCGGCCAAGGGCGCCATCGCCGGCGGTTCGACGGCCTTGCCGGTCGGCACCATCAACACGAAAAAATGGTTCCTGCCACAAGTGGGCGCGCGCTGGGACTTCACGCCGCAAGACCAGCTGTATTTCAACATCCAGAAAAACATGCGCCAGTTCGTCACCTATGGCGGTGGCGGCGCCTCGCCATGGAGCTTGTCGAGCCAGGCCGCTTTTGATTTGTTCAAGCGCGACGCCAAACCGGAAACGGCCCTCACCTATGAAGTGGGCGTGCGCGGCAGCCATCCATTGAACCTGGGCGCCATCACTTCCATCGATGGGCAAATCAACGTCTACCACGTCGACTTCAGCAACCGCTTGCTGCAGATCAGCCCGACCCCCGTGATTTCCTCCATCATCGGCGGCAACCCCGTGCTGGCCAACGTGGGCAGCGTGCGCACGGACGGCATCGATATCGCCGGCACTGTTCACTTCGGCAACAATTTTTCGTTCTACAATGCCCTGTCGTACAACCGTTCGCAGTACGCGGATAATTACAACAATGGCGCCGCGCTGGTCTTGACTGCTGGCAAGAACGTACCCGGCTCGCCGGAATGGCTGAACAAGTTCGTGGCTTCCGCGACGTTTGGCGATATCGAAGTACAGCTGACGGGAGACTATGTGGGCAAGCGCTACGCGACATACACCAACGATTTGTCCGTGCCCAGCTATTTCCTGATGGGCCTGGGCGTGTCGGGCCAGCTGCCGGCCATGGCCAGCTGGCTGAAAAACCCGCGCTGGCGCCTGAACGTCAGCAACCTGGCCAACCGCGAAGGCTCGCTGAACGTGGTGGTCGGCGCGGCCGACAAGACGTACAACACTTTCCCGATCGCCCCGCGTCAGGGCTTCCTCACCTTGACGGCGGACTTCTGA
- a CDS encoding site-2 protease family protein has product MSDFNTIVQTIAVYLVPVLFAISLHEAAHGYVARYFGDPTASNEGRLSLNPIRHIDPFGTILLPLMLYFAIQVPFGYAKPVPVDFSRLRNPKKQMAWVAFAGPGANFAMGLGWMIAFVVLSVLPPTEMGMFFRKMAGAGVSVNAAMFVFNLIPVPPLDGGRIMTGLLPMQLARPYASIERYSLYVFGALVLLMYTGVLNRALLAAIEFVIGIFVTMVTPLTALLT; this is encoded by the coding sequence ATGAGCGATTTCAATACGATAGTCCAGACCATTGCGGTGTACCTGGTACCGGTGCTGTTTGCCATTTCCCTGCATGAGGCGGCGCATGGCTACGTCGCCCGCTATTTCGGCGACCCCACGGCTTCGAACGAGGGCCGGCTGAGCCTCAATCCCATCCGGCATATCGATCCTTTCGGCACGATCTTGCTGCCTTTGATGCTGTATTTCGCAATCCAGGTACCGTTCGGCTATGCCAAGCCGGTGCCCGTCGATTTCAGCCGCCTGCGCAATCCGAAGAAGCAGATGGCCTGGGTGGCGTTTGCGGGGCCTGGCGCCAATTTTGCCATGGGCCTGGGCTGGATGATTGCCTTTGTCGTGCTCAGCGTCCTGCCGCCGACGGAAATGGGCATGTTTTTCCGCAAGATGGCGGGCGCCGGCGTCAGCGTGAATGCGGCCATGTTCGTCTTTAACCTGATTCCCGTGCCACCCCTCGATGGCGGGCGCATCATGACAGGCTTGCTGCCGATGCAACTGGCGCGCCCTTACGCCAGCATCGAGCGCTACAGCCTGTATGTGTTCGGTGCCCTGGTGCTGCTGATGTACACGGGCGTACTGAACCGCGCCTTGCTGGCGGCAATCGAATTTGTCATAGGCATTTTTGTCACCATGGTCACGCCCCTGACGGCCCTGTTGACGTGA
- a CDS encoding 3',5'-nucleoside bisphosphate phosphatase, producing the protein MLKVDLHCHSNISDGVLAPAAVAAYARKAGVDVWALTDHDEVSGVAAARTAALDLGMRFVAGVEISITWAGETVHIVGLKVDENNPGLVQGLHQTRSGRDARGREIARQLDLAGIPDAYEGALKFVGNPDLMSRTHFARYIVEMGKCANIPDVFKKYLSEGKPGYVEHRWATLAEAVGWIRGAGGVAVIAHPGRYRFSDMAQGVLFDEFKQLGGVAIEVVTGSHSPDQYPEYAQLANAYGFLASRGTDFHAPGESRVDFAKLPPLPANVTPIWHDWF; encoded by the coding sequence ATGCTTAAAGTCGACCTGCATTGTCATTCGAATATCTCCGACGGCGTGCTCGCGCCCGCCGCCGTGGCTGCGTACGCACGCAAGGCCGGCGTCGATGTGTGGGCGCTGACGGACCACGATGAGGTGTCGGGCGTGGCCGCCGCGCGCACGGCCGCGCTGGACCTGGGCATGCGTTTCGTGGCCGGCGTGGAAATTTCCATTACGTGGGCCGGCGAAACCGTGCACATTGTTGGCTTGAAAGTCGATGAAAACAATCCCGGTCTTGTGCAGGGCTTGCACCAGACGCGCTCTGGGCGCGACGCGCGCGGCCGCGAGATCGCCCGCCAGCTGGACCTGGCCGGCATCCCCGATGCCTATGAAGGGGCCTTGAAATTCGTCGGCAACCCGGACCTGATGTCGCGCACGCACTTTGCCCGCTACATCGTGGAAATGGGGAAATGCGCGAACATTCCCGACGTGTTCAAGAAATACCTGTCGGAAGGCAAGCCTGGCTACGTCGAGCACCGCTGGGCCACCCTGGCCGAAGCGGTGGGCTGGATACGCGGCGCGGGCGGCGTGGCCGTCATCGCGCACCCGGGCCGCTACCGCTTCAGCGACATGGCGCAAGGCGTGCTGTTCGATGAATTCAAGCAACTCGGCGGCGTGGCCATCGAAGTCGTCACGGGCAGCCATAGCCCGGACCAGTATCCCGAATACGCGCAGCTGGCCAACGCCTACGGCTTCCTCGCTTCGCGCGGCACGGATTTCCATGCGCCGGGCGAATCGCGCGTGGATTTTGCCAAGTTGCCGCCTTTACCTGCCAACGTGACCCCGATCTGGCACGACTGGTTCTAG
- a CDS encoding class I SAM-dependent methyltransferase encodes MQAIEPTVETEAISGWLRRWAPLIPGGEVLDLACGAGRHARHLVSLGHPVIALDHDPEMLEKAAGTGITTSLVDLEAPGAVWPFAPGRFAGIVVTNYLHRPLLDAMVASLAPDGVLLYETFAEGNEQFGKPSNPKFLLKEGEMLSWAVQQGLRVVAYEDGRVEQPKAALVQRICAVRPDFPRLAALLPTF; translated from the coding sequence ATGCAAGCAATTGAACCAACAGTAGAAACCGAAGCGATTTCCGGCTGGCTGCGCCGCTGGGCGCCGCTGATCCCGGGCGGCGAAGTGCTGGACCTGGCCTGCGGCGCAGGCCGCCATGCGCGCCACCTGGTGAGCCTGGGCCACCCCGTGATCGCGCTCGACCATGATCCGGAAATGCTGGAAAAAGCGGCCGGCACGGGCATCACCACCTCACTGGTGGATCTGGAAGCGCCGGGCGCCGTATGGCCTTTCGCGCCCGGCCGCTTTGCCGGCATCGTCGTCACCAATTATCTGCACCGGCCGTTGCTGGACGCCATGGTTGCCAGCCTGGCGCCCGATGGCGTGCTGCTGTATGAAACGTTTGCCGAGGGCAATGAGCAGTTCGGCAAGCCGTCGAATCCGAAATTTTTGCTGAAGGAAGGCGAAATGCTGAGCTGGGCGGTGCAGCAGGGATTGCGTGTGGTAGCGTATGAGGATGGGCGCGTGGAACAGCCAAAAGCTGCTCTGGTGCAACGAATTTGCGCCGTCCGGCCGGATTTTCCACGGTTGGCGGCGCTGCTGCCGACGTTTTGA